In the Flavisolibacter tropicus genome, one interval contains:
- a CDS encoding alpha/beta fold hydrolase, which yields MKYITRNDSNTGEEIQLSYKDYGKGRPVVLIHGWPLSKDMWEYQLDDLVNAGLRVIKYDRRGFGKSSKPWDGYDYDTLTEDLNAVIEQLDLRDAVLVGFSMGGGEAVRYLNRYGNSRVSRLVLVSAVTPYLLKTADNPDGVDESVFADMLTKMKDDRMAFLEDFGKKFFSVSLVNHPVSSALLQYYHMLAAVASPRSTQQCAMAFAQTDFRSDVEAISVPTLIIHGDDDKTVPIEVSSERTARMIPESQFIVYSGAPHGLFYTHRTRLNQDLVDFCSAGAKKIATPAQRSHY from the coding sequence ATGAAGTACATTACTAGAAACGATTCTAACACAGGCGAGGAAATTCAACTTTCGTATAAGGATTATGGAAAAGGCCGCCCTGTGGTGTTGATACATGGCTGGCCACTGAGCAAGGATATGTGGGAATACCAACTCGACGACCTGGTGAATGCCGGTCTGCGTGTGATCAAATACGACCGACGAGGCTTTGGTAAATCTAGCAAACCATGGGATGGCTACGATTACGATACTTTGACTGAAGACCTGAATGCAGTTATAGAACAACTGGATCTTAGAGATGCGGTACTTGTAGGATTTTCCATGGGTGGCGGAGAAGCCGTGCGTTATTTAAACCGTTATGGCAACAGCCGTGTTTCCCGGCTTGTTCTGGTTAGCGCCGTAACACCTTACCTGCTGAAAACAGCTGATAATCCAGATGGTGTTGACGAGTCTGTTTTTGCTGACATGCTTACCAAAATGAAAGATGACCGGATGGCTTTCTTAGAAGATTTTGGCAAAAAGTTCTTTAGCGTAAGTTTAGTAAACCATCCTGTAAGTTCCGCTTTATTACAATACTACCACATGCTGGCAGCTGTAGCATCGCCAAGATCTACCCAACAGTGTGCGATGGCCTTTGCACAAACTGATTTCCGTAGCGATGTAGAAGCTATAAGCGTACCGACACTAATTATCCATGGCGACGATGATAAAACAGTACCCATAGAGGTGAGTAGTGAACGTACGGCCCGCATGATACCAGAAAGCCAATTCATTGTATATAGCGGCGCCCCGCACGGCCTGTTCTATACGCACCGAACCCGGCTGAACCAGGACTTGGTCGATTTCTGTTCAGCTGGCGCTAAGAAAATAGCTACGCCAGCGCAACGGTCGCATTATTGA
- a CDS encoding response regulator, whose protein sequence is MAENTQSQAPAGTTIVHGKYYKPGIMADPNRTVLVCDNDEKVLSSIQSGLTEHDFEVQVLNSPNELVEKAEQHHVGVVIVNPELPGFNAYDTCKYLKKSIGIPVLLLVSHTSNARAVLDGCSADDVLTKPVKIEDLANLVSKHVALSQT, encoded by the coding sequence GTGGCAGAAAATACCCAGTCGCAGGCACCTGCCGGCACAACCATTGTACATGGTAAATACTATAAACCAGGTATTATGGCAGATCCTAATAGAACCGTGTTAGTGTGTGATAATGACGAAAAAGTACTGTCTAGTATACAATCAGGCCTGACAGAACATGATTTTGAAGTGCAAGTATTGAACAGCCCCAATGAGCTGGTGGAAAAAGCTGAGCAACACCATGTAGGTGTGGTAATTGTGAATCCCGAGTTGCCGGGCTTTAATGCCTATGATACTTGTAAGTATTTAAAGAAATCGATTGGCATACCTGTATTGTTATTAGTAAGCCATACCTCCAATGCCCGTGCTGTACTGGATGGTTGCAGTGCAGATGATGTGCTAACAAAGCCAGTAAAAATTGAAGACCTGGCAAACTTGGTTTCAAAGCATGTAGCGCTTAGTCAGACGTGA
- a CDS encoding S1 family peptidase: METQTKTNPNRSKIIIIASVLAIAVASMGWYAKSNWFKGDAPAMTCNLNQTSIYDKYKFAVPIIFTEYVYEASIKGSAPVAFTLNINGDWALYNEYNSPISVSGTSFFVSNNGQLITNKHVVEPWSYNEESTSLANSLTYFVKAEIAPNAIKSFLINNWESRYQDYEGDGEEEATDAASTEVTDTTQGTTDGESVSDMVTQATQESHEPAEPSDDVAYITQSDIKITPKRVRVYIAMHGTEISPSSIIPCKVINLSSDNAIDVALVQTKDKKLPKQVTDFIHLDSASTADQNIKPGTKAYMLGYPMGTTLASTKKGIRVQIYEGQINKESDGTSLQYNITSTHGASGSPVINDCGQLIAVNYAGFDEAQGFNFGIVAKHALELFKDQ, encoded by the coding sequence ATGGAAACACAAACCAAAACAAACCCTAACAGATCCAAAATCATCATCATTGCAAGCGTACTGGCTATAGCAGTAGCTAGCATGGGTTGGTATGCGAAAAGCAACTGGTTCAAAGGAGATGCACCAGCCATGACCTGCAATCTTAATCAGACATCTATTTATGATAAATACAAGTTTGCCGTTCCCATTATTTTCACAGAGTATGTTTATGAAGCATCCATAAAAGGTTCGGCACCAGTTGCTTTCACCTTGAACATAAATGGCGACTGGGCCTTATACAATGAATACAACTCTCCAATTTCAGTAAGCGGCACCTCCTTTTTCGTATCAAATAATGGGCAGTTAATTACAAACAAACACGTAGTAGAACCTTGGAGTTATAATGAAGAATCTACCTCTTTAGCCAACTCCCTTACTTATTTTGTAAAAGCTGAAATTGCTCCAAACGCTATCAAATCGTTTTTAATAAACAACTGGGAAAGCCGTTACCAGGATTATGAAGGCGATGGCGAAGAGGAAGCTACGGATGCAGCCTCAACAGAAGTAACGGACACTACGCAAGGCACAACTGACGGGGAATCAGTCTCTGACATGGTGACCCAAGCTACGCAGGAAAGCCATGAACCAGCAGAACCATCTGATGACGTTGCCTATATCACACAATCTGACATCAAGATCACGCCAAAGCGTGTACGGGTTTACATAGCCATGCACGGCACTGAAATATCTCCTTCCAGTATCATTCCGTGTAAAGTAATCAACCTGTCTTCCGATAATGCTATTGATGTAGCCCTGGTACAAACCAAGGACAAAAAGCTACCTAAGCAGGTAACAGACTTTATCCATTTAGACAGTGCCAGCACTGCAGACCAGAATATTAAACCAGGCACAAAAGCATATATGCTAGGCTATCCTATGGGAACCACTCTGGCTTCTACTAAAAAAGGTATTCGTGTACAGATCTATGAAGGCCAGATCAATAAAGAATCTGACGGCACTTCGCTTCAATACAACATTACTTCTACACACGGTGCTAGCGGCTCTCCTGTCATTAATGATTGTGGCCAGTTGATTGCCGTAAACTATGCGGGTTTTGACGAAGCACAAGGATTTAACTTTGGCATTGTGGCTAAACACGCACTTGAGTTATTTAAGGATCAATAA
- a CDS encoding acyl-CoA desaturase, with protein MLAIILFFVLHWYLSLFAQSFFHHRYAAHKAFTMGKGWERFFFIYSYITQGSSYMSPRVYGIMHRIHHAYTDTEDDPHSPAYDKNIMAMMWRTSITYVNIMYGRMEVEERFTKNVPNWGWFDRWGNTWYSRILWSAVYIWFYVVFAPSAWWYLLIPVHIVMGPVHGVIINWFAHKYGHVNFETDNTSKNLFKVDWLMLGEGYHNNHHKFPSRTNFAAKRGEFDPIYPVIVLLLKLKVIRVTTVPVKAQSVHS; from the coding sequence GTGCTTGCGATCATCCTATTTTTTGTATTGCATTGGTATTTATCGCTATTTGCCCAGTCCTTTTTTCATCACCGGTATGCCGCGCATAAGGCATTTACGATGGGTAAAGGTTGGGAGCGCTTTTTCTTTATCTATTCTTACATCACGCAGGGCTCTTCTTACATGAGTCCCCGCGTGTACGGCATTATGCACCGTATCCATCATGCGTATACGGATACGGAAGACGATCCGCATTCTCCGGCATATGATAAGAATATCATGGCCATGATGTGGCGTACCAGCATTACCTATGTAAATATTATGTATGGACGAATGGAGGTAGAAGAGCGTTTTACGAAAAATGTACCTAATTGGGGTTGGTTTGACCGCTGGGGCAATACCTGGTACTCGCGTATTTTATGGTCGGCTGTGTATATATGGTTTTATGTGGTGTTTGCTCCTTCGGCCTGGTGGTACCTGCTTATTCCTGTCCATATTGTTATGGGGCCTGTTCATGGGGTGATCATCAATTGGTTTGCACACAAGTACGGCCATGTAAACTTTGAAACGGATAATACTTCCAAAAACCTGTTCAAAGTAGATTGGTTAATGTTGGGCGAAGGGTATCACAACAATCATCACAAGTTTCCCTCCCGTACCAACTTTGCTGCTAAGAGGGGAGAGTTTGATCCTATCTATCCAGTTATTGTGTTATTGCTTAAGCTAAAGGTCATACGCGTGACGACAGTACCCGTAAAAGCACAATCGGTACATTCCTAA
- a CDS encoding ArsR/SmtB family transcription factor: MVTTLEIKPILLKKGELVLRALNHKLRQDIISLIHEYGEVNVTEIYVRLKLEQTVVSQHLSILRKAGFVNTRRDGKQIHYSINYEKLELVHNNVASLLL, from the coding sequence ATGGTAACTACTCTGGAAATAAAACCAATCTTATTAAAGAAAGGAGAATTAGTACTGCGTGCGCTTAATCACAAGCTACGCCAAGATATTATTAGCCTGATACACGAGTACGGCGAGGTCAATGTTACAGAGATTTACGTGCGTCTTAAATTAGAACAAACTGTTGTTTCACAACACTTGTCCATCTTACGCAAAGCCGGTTTTGTAAATACACGCCGTGATGGAAAACAAATTCACTATTCTATTAATTACGAAAAGCTGGAACTGGTACACAACAATGTAGCATCTCTGCTTTTATAA
- a CDS encoding DMT family transporter has translation MAWLILIIAGFFEVGFTTCLSKAKEATGTAYIVWLSGFFISLTLSMYLLYRATLTLPMGTAYAVWTGIGAAGTAIIGILFFKEPAQLWRIFFLTTLIGSIIGLKYVSNH, from the coding sequence ATGGCTTGGCTTATATTGATTATTGCCGGATTTTTTGAAGTAGGATTCACCACTTGTTTAAGTAAAGCAAAAGAAGCAACCGGCACGGCTTATATCGTATGGTTATCAGGCTTTTTTATTTCCCTGACCTTAAGTATGTATCTACTATATAGAGCTACACTTACATTGCCTATGGGAACAGCCTATGCTGTATGGACAGGCATTGGTGCTGCGGGAACGGCTATTATTGGTATCCTTTTCTTCAAGGAACCAGCGCAATTATGGCGCATCTTCTTCCTAACGACATTGATTGGCTCTATCATTGGTTTAAAGTATGTTTCTAACCATTAG
- a CDS encoding response regulator, whose amino-acid sequence MAKTGPIIIVEDDLEDQEVIADVLQLNGVTNELKFFSNGKEALDYLTETIDHPFLIICDINMPVMNGLELKDEINKNESLAQKCIPFIYYTTHAEKHAVEKAYHMAVQGFFQKPGTINEMQQLLNQVVGYWLSSFYPNNQ is encoded by the coding sequence ATGGCAAAGACAGGACCCATTATTATTGTTGAAGATGATCTGGAAGATCAAGAGGTAATAGCCGATGTATTACAGCTAAATGGTGTAACCAATGAATTGAAATTCTTCAGTAATGGCAAAGAAGCTCTTGATTATCTGACAGAAACCATTGACCATCCTTTTTTGATCATTTGCGACATCAACATGCCCGTGATGAATGGTCTGGAACTGAAGGATGAAATCAATAAAAATGAATCCCTGGCACAAAAGTGCATTCCTTTTATCTACTATACTACTCACGCCGAAAAGCATGCTGTAGAAAAAGCATATCATATGGCCGTGCAAGGTTTCTTTCAAAAACCAGGCACAATTAACGAAATGCAACAACTGCTGAACCAGGTTGTGGGTTACTGGTTATCCAGCTTTTACCCAAATAATCAGTAG
- a CDS encoding response regulator, translated as MNDTTMKPSVLLIDDDPDDLFFLTEAFQQVDDNYSYVEAYDGEAALTLLKDMKSRNEQPALIVLDINMPILSGTELLTIFKDNPDYYNIPVVVFTTSSSALDRQYCRQYQVELITKPQSHKGLYAVAKYMLRYCQPGVVPSKAAS; from the coding sequence ATGAATGATACGACGATGAAACCATCTGTACTTTTGATAGATGATGATCCTGACGACCTGTTCTTTTTAACGGAAGCTTTTCAGCAGGTAGACGACAACTACTCATATGTGGAAGCTTATGATGGCGAGGCTGCCTTGACACTATTAAAGGATATGAAAAGCAGAAATGAGCAGCCGGCCTTAATAGTACTGGACATCAATATGCCCATATTATCGGGTACAGAACTCCTCACAATTTTTAAAGACAACCCCGATTATTATAACATCCCCGTAGTGGTATTCACTACTTCTTCAAGTGCGCTCGACCGGCAATATTGCAGGCAATACCAGGTAGAGCTGATTACGAAACCCCAGAGCCATAAAGGGCTTTATGCGGTAGCTAAATATATGTTGCGTTACTGTCAGCCAGGGGTGGTTCCCTCTAAAGCGGCCAGTTGA
- a CDS encoding sensor histidine kinase, which translates to MKISHLIFLAFFFIIILFSATTVINFKQWERVQEHTEYVSTSGAVVRNGTRFQRNILNMVSGLRGYLLTGETYFLQVYDSATLENSAILDELSHLIAADSPQQLRLKKIEELHEKWINEFANPLKNARAVAAKTDNGVVAFNRFYRGKLVEVDEEGIHKQLQSMFREFTNYEYDIREDRKVELAASVKRTRRISLILTIVSVLIGLAIVGFLIQRIRRRIHTMVNMSNTIAAGNYSIQIEDSNKDELSELAHSLNHMAQVLAENFSLLKQKNNELDQFAHIVSHDLKAPLRGIDNVISWIDEDHSEELPPKVKDYLQLIKGRVTRSENLIQGILSYARVDKETATMEEVDISKMIEEIKGNMEVKPGVEVVTQGSLPVLRTEAVPLMQVFSNLISNAIKYHNQATGQVKIYCQDEGARFRFFVEDDGPGIAQNHFNKIFVIFQTLHERDSFESTGVGLAIVKKILDARKETIQVSSELGKGSVFSFTWAKNK; encoded by the coding sequence ATGAAGATATCGCATCTTATCTTCCTTGCTTTCTTTTTCATTATTATACTGTTCTCCGCAACTACTGTCATCAACTTTAAGCAGTGGGAGCGGGTACAGGAGCATACTGAATATGTATCTACCTCTGGTGCTGTGGTTCGTAACGGAACCCGCTTTCAGCGCAATATCCTTAACATGGTGAGTGGTTTGCGGGGCTACTTGCTAACAGGGGAAACTTATTTCTTGCAGGTATACGATTCAGCCACCTTAGAAAACAGTGCAATACTGGATGAGCTTTCTCACTTAATCGCAGCAGACTCACCTCAACAGTTACGGTTAAAGAAAATAGAAGAGCTCCATGAAAAGTGGATCAATGAATTTGCCAATCCTTTAAAAAATGCCCGTGCTGTTGCTGCAAAAACGGATAATGGAGTAGTTGCCTTTAACCGGTTTTACCGCGGCAAACTAGTAGAGGTAGATGAAGAAGGTATTCATAAGCAGTTGCAATCTATGTTTCGGGAGTTTACCAATTATGAGTACGATATACGTGAAGACCGAAAGGTTGAATTGGCCGCATCGGTGAAACGTACGCGTCGTATTTCTTTGATCCTGACCATTGTATCTGTATTGATTGGTTTGGCTATTGTAGGGTTTTTGATCCAGCGGATTCGCAGGCGTATCCATACAATGGTAAACATGTCCAATACCATAGCTGCTGGCAATTACAGTATCCAGATTGAAGACTCCAATAAAGATGAACTCAGTGAGTTGGCGCATTCACTCAACCACATGGCGCAAGTGCTGGCAGAAAACTTCTCCCTGCTAAAGCAGAAAAATAATGAGCTGGACCAGTTTGCCCATATCGTTTCGCATGATCTGAAAGCTCCTCTACGCGGCATTGATAATGTTATATCCTGGATCGATGAAGATCATAGCGAAGAACTGCCGCCTAAGGTAAAAGATTACCTGCAGCTGATCAAGGGACGGGTAACACGATCGGAAAATCTGATTCAAGGTATTCTCTCTTATGCCCGTGTAGATAAAGAAACGGCCACAATGGAAGAAGTTGATATCAGTAAAATGATTGAAGAGATCAAGGGTAACATGGAAGTGAAACCCGGTGTTGAAGTGGTCACCCAAGGTTCGCTACCGGTGCTGCGAACGGAGGCGGTGCCGCTAATGCAAGTTTTCTCTAACCTGATTAGCAATGCTATTAAGTACCACAATCAAGCAACAGGGCAAGTGAAGATCTATTGTCAAGATGAAGGAGCACGCTTTCGCTTTTTTGTAGAAGACGATGGACCTGGTATTGCGCAAAACCATTTCAATAAAATATTTGTCATTTTCCAAACCCTGCACGAGCGCGATAGTTTTGAAAGCACAGGGGTGGGACTGGCGATTGTAAAAAAAATATTGGACGCCAGGAAAGAAACGATACAGGTTTCCTCAGAATTAGGCAAGGGATCGGTATTCTCCTTTACCTGGGCAAAAAATAAATGA
- a CDS encoding VOC family protein, translating to MITTNNPITVCLWFDGKAKEAATFYCSVFKNAKITTDTPMVVTFELNGRKFMGLNGGPMFTFNEAVSLVVECETQEEIDYYWNKLSEGGQESRCGWLKDRYGLSWQIIPSIIGQLMRDPAKGERVMQAILKMNKLDIATLQEA from the coding sequence ATGATTACTACAAACAATCCCATTACAGTATGCTTATGGTTTGATGGAAAAGCCAAAGAAGCCGCTACCTTTTACTGCTCTGTATTTAAAAACGCAAAGATCACTACCGACACACCTATGGTTGTCACCTTTGAATTGAATGGAAGGAAATTTATGGGTTTGAATGGAGGGCCAATGTTTACCTTTAACGAAGCAGTATCATTGGTAGTGGAATGTGAAACCCAGGAAGAAATTGATTATTACTGGAACAAACTTTCAGAAGGCGGACAGGAAAGTCGCTGTGGCTGGCTAAAAGATCGCTATGGTTTATCCTGGCAGATCATACCAAGTATTATTGGACAATTAATGAGGGATCCTGCAAAAGGAGAGCGCGTTATGCAAGCGATTCTAAAAATGAATAAGCTTGACATTGCCACATTACAAGAAGCCTAA
- a CDS encoding TlpA family protein disulfide reductase — MKLTWLFLLLFLFASCRSSKLLETPSLPVTFEGDSLFFDGLDREWIGYSALSNVVRLSVELRPNQKLSVPISRPTRFARYATSYTVYPGENITITIDENGNPFFVSKGNEERSREMRFEAAFQQLNYRLIPKFPPRTKEYSIDSILLFEQQIIGEVPAYINRSKALLDSLATAYTISENLKSITRIKLENEHRSMLYGFYFDYQQELKAHSLYVQKLRTLLSTFNSIKEKQQIYYGGSLLIERVMPELMPVKDRVREDRQLRDVMDTVNKNLKALSRDFYLTQVMYHALYRRVPVSKRSLRTYYRSCKDVSYESIVRNLVAQQKMYAAQSKQKKDNRLIAFADSKVYTLGEVLAQHKGKLVLVDIWASWCVPCQEQQPYMEKLHKRLAEENISFLYLSMDRDLLKWQLRSGELNLDPSLSFVFENFENQSFLKKYKIETIPRYLLLDENGNIINADAPTPDTGELEKLIQKHLIKE; from the coding sequence ATGAAACTAACTTGGCTCTTCTTGCTACTGTTTTTATTTGCCTCTTGTCGATCTTCAAAACTTCTGGAAACCCCCTCCTTACCTGTTACTTTTGAAGGAGATAGTTTGTTCTTTGATGGTTTAGATAGAGAGTGGATAGGATATAGTGCACTGTCGAATGTAGTACGTTTGTCAGTTGAATTAAGGCCAAATCAAAAGCTGTCGGTACCAATCAGTCGGCCTACACGTTTCGCTAGATATGCTACCTCGTACACGGTTTATCCGGGAGAAAACATAACTATTACAATTGATGAAAATGGCAACCCTTTTTTTGTAAGTAAGGGAAATGAGGAACGCAGCCGAGAGATGCGCTTCGAGGCAGCATTTCAGCAATTGAATTATAGACTTATACCTAAATTCCCACCCCGTACAAAAGAGTATTCTATCGATAGCATTTTACTCTTTGAACAACAAATAATAGGCGAAGTGCCTGCGTATATCAATCGCTCTAAAGCGTTGCTGGATTCATTAGCTACTGCTTATACAATCAGTGAAAATCTTAAGTCAATAACGAGAATTAAGCTGGAGAATGAGCACCGATCGATGCTGTATGGCTTTTATTTCGATTACCAGCAGGAGTTAAAGGCGCACAGTCTATATGTACAAAAGCTAAGAACATTGTTGTCAACTTTTAATTCCATTAAGGAAAAACAACAAATTTATTATGGAGGCTCACTGTTGATTGAACGGGTTATGCCAGAATTAATGCCGGTAAAAGATAGGGTAAGAGAAGATAGGCAGCTAAGGGACGTTATGGATACGGTCAATAAAAACCTTAAGGCACTTTCCCGTGACTTTTATCTTACCCAGGTAATGTACCATGCGCTTTATAGGCGTGTACCTGTTTCAAAAAGAAGTCTGCGTACTTATTACCGCTCTTGTAAAGATGTATCGTATGAATCTATTGTTAGAAACTTAGTTGCACAACAAAAAATGTATGCAGCACAGTCCAAGCAAAAAAAGGATAATCGCCTCATTGCTTTCGCAGATTCTAAAGTTTATACACTGGGAGAAGTGTTAGCTCAACACAAAGGTAAATTGGTTCTTGTGGATATCTGGGCAAGTTGGTGTGTACCATGTCAAGAGCAACAACCATATATGGAAAAACTGCATAAAAGACTGGCGGAAGAAAACATTAGTTTTCTGTATTTGTCAATGGATAGAGATCTTTTAAAATGGCAGTTGCGTAGTGGTGAGTTGAACTTGGATCCATCTCTTTCTTTTGTCTTTGAAAATTTTGAAAACCAATCTTTTCTTAAAAAATATAAGATTGAAACTATTCCACGCTACTTGCTACTTGATGAAAATGGTAATATAATTAATGCTGACGCCCCAACACCTGACACTGGTGAGCTTGAGAAACTGATTCAAAAACACTTGATAAAAGAATGA
- a CDS encoding response regulator gives MKVVDILMVEDDSLDTMDIQRTLDKMKIMYKLQVVKNGEEAILSLQEREQESALPDIVLIDLNMPKMNGLEFLQVVRSTPAWKALKCFVITTSEEKVDRETANRLGVSGYIVKPFKLNNPSSMDSFNLMIDLMNLQN, from the coding sequence ATGAAGGTTGTAGACATTTTGATGGTAGAGGATGATTCGCTAGACACAATGGACATTCAGCGAACATTGGATAAAATGAAGATCATGTATAAGCTGCAGGTTGTGAAAAATGGCGAAGAAGCCATTCTCTCCTTGCAGGAGCGTGAGCAGGAATCGGCACTGCCGGACATTGTTTTGATCGATTTAAATATGCCTAAGATGAATGGACTGGAGTTTTTACAGGTGGTGCGTAGTACACCTGCATGGAAGGCGTTGAAATGTTTTGTAATTACCACTTCTGAAGAAAAAGTAGATCGGGAAACGGCTAATCGACTGGGTGTTTCGGGCTACATTGTAAAGCCCTTTAAGCTTAATAATCCGTCCTCTATGGATTCCTTTAACCTGATGATCGATTTAATGAACCTGCAAAACTAG
- a CDS encoding response regulator, with the protein MSVDSAVKNDMYIQSIIVADDDSDDRLFLEDVLHEVAPSKSVTSVKDGQELLSLFNHFVPDFLFLDLEMPRKNGLECLKEIRNNPTTKELPIVVFSSTNREYNIDVAYEMGAHLFLSKPNSYDDLKLAMQTILSFDWSNPAAITKQYCVNGTYLPFTVNKTEE; encoded by the coding sequence ATGAGTGTTGACAGTGCTGTGAAGAATGATATGTACATTCAATCCATCATTGTAGCTGACGATGACAGTGATGACCGTCTCTTTCTGGAAGATGTTTTACACGAGGTGGCACCATCTAAAAGTGTGACCTCTGTAAAGGATGGACAGGAGCTTTTATCTCTATTTAATCACTTTGTCCCTGACTTTCTTTTTCTTGACCTGGAGATGCCACGTAAGAATGGGCTTGAATGCTTAAAAGAAATTCGTAACAACCCTACTACCAAAGAGCTTCCCATTGTTGTATTCAGCAGTACCAATCGCGAGTACAATATTGACGTTGCCTATGAAATGGGCGCACACCTTTTCTTATCAAAGCCCAATAGCTATGACGATTTGAAACTGGCTATGCAAACCATTCTATCTTTTGACTGGAGCAACCCAGCAGCCATTACAAAACAATACTGTGTAAATGGTACTTACCTTCCTTTTACTGTAAATAAAACCGAAGAATAA
- a CDS encoding response regulator, which produces MTTNSKKVLCVDDDEDDQLIVSETILEIDDSIEVATALNGHEALAFLDQAKANDDLPCLIIMDINMPLMDGKQALVEIKKDKELDQVPIVMFTTSSSQLDMAFCEKYGVEFITKPINMQDFRSTVQKLLSLRAAP; this is translated from the coding sequence ATGACAACCAATTCTAAAAAAGTGCTTTGTGTGGATGATGATGAGGATGACCAGTTGATCGTTTCAGAAACCATACTGGAAATCGATGACTCGATAGAAGTAGCTACTGCTTTGAATGGTCATGAGGCCTTGGCATTTCTTGATCAGGCTAAAGCCAATGACGACTTACCCTGCCTGATCATCATGGATATTAATATGCCCTTAATGGATGGTAAACAGGCACTTGTTGAAATTAAAAAGGATAAAGAGTTGGACCAGGTTCCAATAGTAATGTTTACCACTTCGTCTAGCCAGTTGGATATGGCCTTTTGCGAAAAGTATGGCGTGGAGTTTATTACTAAGCCAATCAATATGCAAGACTTTCGCAGTACGGTACAAAAACTACTAAGCCTACGCGCTGCGCCATAG